The following are encoded in a window of Rosa chinensis cultivar Old Blush chromosome 4, RchiOBHm-V2, whole genome shotgun sequence genomic DNA:
- the LOC112198162 gene encoding MAP3K epsilon protein kinase 1 isoform X1: MSRQAASAHFHKSKTLDNKYMLGDEIGKGAYGRVYKGLDLENGDFVAIKQVSLENIAQEDLNVIMQEIDLLKNLNHKNIVKYLGSLKTRTHLHIVLEYVENGSLANIIKPNKFGPFPESLVAVYIAQVLEGLVYLHEQGVIHRDIKGANILTTKEGLVKLADFGVATKLTEADVNTHSVVGTPYWMAPEVIEMSGVCAASDIWSVGCTVIELLTCVPPYYDLQPMPALFRIVQDEHPPIPDSLSPDITDFLCQCFKKDARHRPDAKTLLSHPWIQNCRRVLQSSIRHSGTLRDIQEDVSKGAELSNGDIRSSGESPAEKTEEAASAIKADSRKELLSTGVSDMRKSGEDPASDVKFVEEKEDALENDLTDQAPTLAIHEKSSLPNGSGRISSNKELSASEPAELDGRAHTANDDEPPMNGEVKSPELTTNSITGKHGKGNSIGFRPFGFGARNQDGAFQKAAKMPVGLEGNELSKFSDTPGDASLDDLFHPLDKHPDGRATEASTSSSISHLNQGNTSVNDAGKSDLAMKLRATIAQKQMESEMGQANGSGGNLLQLMMGVLQDDVIDIGGLVFDEKLPGENLFPLQAVEFSRLVGSLKLDESEDVVVSACQKLIAIFHQRPEQKIVFVTQHGLLPLMELLEVPKTRVICSVLQIINQIIKDNTDFQENACHVGLIPVVMSFAVPNYSREIRMEAAYFLQQLCQSSPLTLQMFIACRGIPVLVGFLEADYAKFREMVHLAIDGMWQVFKLQRSTPRNDFCRIAAKNGILLRLINTLYSLNEATRLASISGGGGFPLDGSAQRPRSGSLDSGHPIFAQSDGPLPDHNDHSKVRHVVNDLHLSSGTEPARASTSNSQRSDANQSDLRYHHLDTDRPQSSNAVVDASVSSKLQDPTSADKVVNISAKEPSTTSRGDLDLRQQRAPISLHRSSTDRSPKMMEATSNGLSTTAPTQQEQVRPLLSLLEKEPPSRHFSGQLDYVRHLPGLERHESILPLLHASNEKKTNGELDFLMAEFADVSQRGKEKGNLDSTTRIPPKTVNKEVGTLASNKGAASTSGIASQTASGVLSGSGVLNARPGSATSSGLLSHMVSTLNADVAREYLEKVADLLLEFARADTTVKSYMCSQSLLSRLFQMFNRVEPPILLKILKCVNHLSTDPNCLENLQRADAIKYLIPNLELKEGSLVSQIHHEVLNALFNLCKINKRRQEQAAENGIIPHLMHFIESNSPLKQYALPLLCDMAHASRNSREQLRAHGGLDVYLSLLEDELWSVTALDSIAVCLAHDNDNRKVEQALLRKDAVQKLVKFFQCCPEQYFVHILEPFLKIITKSSRINTTLAVNGLTPLLITRLDHQDAIARLNLLKLIKAVYEHHPRPKQLIVENDLPQKLRNLIEERRDGQRSGGQVLVKQMATSLLKALHINTVL, encoded by the exons ATGTCTCGGCAGGCGGCGTCGGCCCACTTCCACAAATCCAAGACTCTCGATAACAAATAC aTGCTTGGAGATGAGATTGGAAAGGGAGCATATGGTCGAGTTTACAAGGGTTTGGATTTGGAGAATGGAGACTTTGTTGCAATTAAACAGGTTTCGTTGGAGAATATTGCGCAGGAGGATCTCAACGTTATAATG CAAGAGATTGATTTACTCAAG AATTTAAATCACAAAAACATTGTGAAATATCTTGGATCCTTAAAGACAAGGACACATCTTCACATAGTCCTAGA ATATGTGGAGAATGGCTCACTTGCAAACATTATTAAGCCAAATAAGTTTGGACCTTTTCCAGAATCACTGGTAGCTGTGTACATTGCTCAG GTTTTGGAAGGCTTGGTGTATTTACATGAACAGGGTGTAATCCATCGGGATATCAAGGGTGCAAATATATTGACAACTAAAGAG GGCCTTGTGAAACTTGCTGATTTTGGTGTTGCTACAAAATTGACCGAGGCTGATGTGAATACACATTCAGTTGTTGGAACACCATATTGGATGGCCCCAGAG GTGATTGAAATGTCGGGGGTTTGTGCTGCTTCAGATATTTGGAGTGTTGGCTGCACTGTTATTGAACTTCTTACATGTGTACCTCCTTATTATGATTTACAGCCAATGCCAGCACTATTTCGCATTGTTCAG GATGAACATCCTCCAATTCCTGACAGTCTATCTCCTGACATTACTGATTTTCTGTGTCAATGCTTTAAAAAG GATGCTAGGCACCGGCCTGATGCAAAAACACTGTTATCTCATCCTTGGATACAAAACTGCAGACGAGTGTTGCAATCATCTATTCGTCACAGTGGAACATTAAG AGATATACAGGAAGATGTTTCTAAGGGTGCAGAACTCTCCAATGGAGATATTCGGAGCTCTGGCGAAAGTCCGGCAGAGAAAACAGAAGAAGCAGCTTCTGCTATTAAAGCA GACTCTAGGAAAGAGTTATTATCAACCGGGGTTTCTGATATGAGAAAATCTGGCGAGGATCCTGCTTCAGATGTGAAATTTGTTGAGGAAAAAGAAGATGCTTTAGAAAATGATCTGACGGATCAGGCTCCCACCTTAGCCATACATGAAAAATCATCTTTGCCAAATGGTTCTGGCCGAATATCTTCTAATAAAGAATTGTCTGCCTCCGAGCCAGCTGAGCTTGATGGTCGAGCACATACAGCCAACGATGATGAACCACCAATGAATGGGGAGGTTAAATCTCCTGAATTAACGACAAATAGTATAACTGGGAAACATGGAAAAGGGAATTCTATTGGGTTTAGACCATTTGGTTTTGGAGCAAGAAATCAGGATGGTGCTTTTCAAAAG GCTGCAAAGATGCCAGTCGGTTTGGAAGGGAATGAACTCAGTAAATTTAGTGACACTCCAGGAGATGCTTCCTTGGATGATCTATTTCATCCATTGGATAAGCATCCCGATGGTAGGGCAACTGAAGCTTCAACATCTTCTTCAATTTCACATTTGAACCAAGGAAATACATCTGTAAACGATGCTGGGAAAAGTGACCTGGCTATGAAATTAAGGGCTACAATTGCTCAGAAGCAAATGGAGAGTGAAATGGGTCAGGCTAATGGTAGTGGTGGTAACCTGTTACAGCTGATGATGGGTGTTCTCCAAGATGATGTGATTGATATTGGTGGTTTG GTATTTGATGAAAAGTTGCCCGGAGAAAACCTTTTTCCCCTACAG GCTGTTGAGTTTAGCCGGTTGGTTGGATCATTGAAACTAGATGAATCAGAAGATGTTGTTGTCTCTGCCTGCCAGAAACTTATTGCTATATTCCATCAGCGTCCAGAGCAGAAAATTGTTTTTGTCACACAGCATGGTTTGCTCCCTTTAATGGAATTGCTTGAAGTTCCTAAAACTCGA GTTATATGTTCTGTGCTTCAAATCATAAACCAGATAATCAAAGACAACACCGATTTCCAGGAAAATGCTTGTCATGTTGGTCTG ATCCCAGTGGTAATGAGCTTTGCGGTACCTAATTATTCTCGAGAAATTCGTATGGAAGCAGCTTATTTCTTGCAGCAGCTTTGTCAGTCAAG CCCATTGACTTTGCAAATGTTCATAGCTTGCCGTGGAATACCTGTTCTGGTGGGCTTTTTAGAGGCTGATTATGCAAAATTCAG GGAAATGGTTCATCTAGCTATTGACGGCATGTGGCAAGTCTTTAAGCTTCAGCGATCAACCCCTAGGAATGATTTCTGTCGCATAGCTGCAAAGAATGGAATACTCCTGAGGCTTATTAACACCCTTTATAGCTTGAATGAGGCAACACGTTTAGCTTCCATTTCTGGTGGGGGTGGATTTCCTCTAGACGGTTCTGCTCAGCGCCCACGGTCTGGTTCATTGGATTCTGGTCATCCCATTTTTGCTCAGAGTGATGGACCACTTCCTGATCATAATGATCACTCTAAGGTTAGGCATGTTGTAAATGATTTGCATTTGTCTAGTGGAACAGAACCTGCACGTGCTTCAACTTCTAATTCTCAAAGGTCAGATGCCAATCAATCAGATCTGCGGTATCATCATCTAGATACTGATAGACCTCAATCTAGCAATGCAGTAGTAGATGCTTCAGTTTCTTCTAAATTGCAAGACCCAACATCCGCAGATAAAGTAGTCAATATTTCAGCGAAGGAACCTTCAACTACTTCTCGAGGAGATCTTGACCTTAGGCAGCAGCGAGCCCCTATATCTCTTCATAGATCATCCACTGATAGATCTCCTAAAATGATGGAAGCTACATCAAATGGCTTATCAAcaacagcacctactcaacaggaGCAAGTTCGACCTCTTCTTAGCTTGTTGGAGAAAGAGCCCCCTTCAAGACACTTTTCTGGTCAGCTCGATTATGTACGCCACCTTCCTGGGTTGGAGAGACATGAAAGTATACTGCCCCTTTTACATGCATctaatgaaaagaaaacaaatggtgAATTAGATTTCCTTATGGCAGAATTTGCAG ATGTCTCTCAACGTGGTAAAGAGAAAGGGAATCTTGATTCTACTACTAGAATTCCCCCCAAAACAGTAAATAAGGAGGTGGGAACACTAGCATCTAACAAAGGAGCTGCTTCCACCTCTGGGATAGCATCTCAGACAGCATCAGGGGTGTTGTCTGGTTCGGGTGTTCTAAATGCTAGGCCAGGCAGTGCAACATCATCAGGTTTACTCTCGCACATGGTTTCGACATTGAATGCAGACGTTGCAAGGGAATACCTAGAAAAGGTGGCAGATCTTCTGCTTGAGTTTGCACGAGCAGATACTACTGTAAAATCATACATGTGTAGCCAAAGTTTGCTCAGCCGTCTTTTTCAGATGTTTAATAGGGTGGAGCCCCCAATTCTTTTAAAG ATACTAAAGTGTGTCAACCATTTATCAACCGATCCAAACTGCTTAGAGAATCTTCAGCGGGCAGATGCAATCAAATATCTGATTCCAAATCTTGAACTCAAAGAAGGATCTCTTGTATCTCAAATACATCATGAG GTCCTAAATGCCTTGTTCAATCTGTGTAAGATTAACAAGAGGAGACAGGAACAAGCAGCTGAGAATGGAATAATTCCACACTTAATGCACTTTATTGAGTCTAACTCTCCTCTGAAACAATATGCGTTGCCTTTGCTCTGTGATATGGCTCATGCTTCACGTAATTCAAGAGAGCAATTAAGGGCTCATGGTGGGTTGGATGTGTACTTGAGCCTTCTAGAGGATGAGCTTTGGTCTGTGACTGCATTGGATTCAATTGCTGTTTGCTTAGCTCATGACAATGACAACCGGAAGGTAGAACAAGCACTGTTGAGAAAGGATGCAGTTCAGAAATTGGTGAAATTCTTCCAGTGCTGTCCAGAACAGTATTTCGTGCACATATTGGAGCCATTTTTGAAAATTATCAC GAAATCGTCTCGAATTAATACGACATTAGCTGTTAATGGTTTGACACCACTGCTTATCACAAGACTTGACCATCAGGATGCTATTGCCCGTCTAAATCTTCTTAAACTGATAAAG GCTGTTTATGAGCACCACCCACGGCCTAAGCAATTGATTGTGGAGAATGATCTGCCTCAGAAGCTTCGGAATCTAATAGAGGAACGCAGAGATGGGCAACGTTCTGGGGGCCAAGTATTGGTGAAACAAATGGCTACCTCCTTGCTGAAAGCACTCCATATTAACACCGTATTGTAA
- the LOC112198162 gene encoding MAP3K epsilon protein kinase 1 isoform X2, giving the protein MSRQAASAHFHKSKTLDNKYMLGDEIGKGAYGRVYKGLDLENGDFVAIKQVSLENIAQEDLNVIMQEIDLLKNLNHKNIVKYLGSLKTRTHLHIVLEYVENGSLANIIKPNKFGPFPESLVAVYIAQVLEGLVYLHEQGVIHRDIKGANILTTKEGLVKLADFGVATKLTEADVNTHSVVGTPYWMAPEVIEMSGVCAASDIWSVGCTVIELLTCVPPYYDLQPMPALFRIVQDEHPPIPDSLSPDITDFLCQCFKKDARHRPDAKTLLSHPWIQNCRRVLQSSIRHSGTLRDIQEDVSKGAELSNGDIRSSGESPAEKTEEAASAIKADSRKELLSTGVSDMRKSGEDPASDVKFVEEKEDALENDLTDQAPTLAIHEKSSLPNGSGRISSNKELSASEPAELDGRAHTANDDEPPMNGEVKSPELTTNSITGKHGKGNSIGFRPFGFGARNQDGAFQKAAKMPVGLEGNELSKFSDTPGDASLDDLFHPLDKHPDGRATEASTSSSISHLNQGNTSVNDAGKSDLAMKLRATIAQKQMESEMGQANGSGGNLLQLMMGVLQDDVIDIGGLVFDEKLPGENLFPLQAVEFSRLVGSLKLDESEDVVVSACQKLIAIFHQRPEQKIVFVTQHGLLPLMELLEVPKTRVICSVLQIINQIIKDNTDFQENACHVGLIPVVMSFAVPNYSREIRMEAAYFLQQLCQSSPLTLQMFIACRGIPVLVGFLEADYAKFREMVHLAIDGMWQVFKLQRSTPRNDFCRIAAKNGILLRLINTLYSLNEATRLASISGGGGFPLDGSAQRPRSGSLDSGHPIFAQSDGPLPDHNDHSKVRHVVNDLHLSSGTEPARASTSNSQRSDANQSDLRYHHLDTDRPQSSNAVVDASVSSKLQDPTSADKVVNISAKEPSTTSRGDLDLRQQRAPISLHRSSTDRSPKMMEATSNGLSTTAPTQQEQVRPLLSLLEKEPPSRHFSGQLDYVRHLPGLERHESILPLLHASNEKKTNGELDFLMAEFADVSQRGKEKGNLDSTTRIPPKTVNKEVGTLASNKGAASTSGIASQTASGVLSGSGVLNARPGSATSSGLLSHMVSTLNADVAREYLEKVADLLLEFARADTTVKSYMCSQSLLSRLFQMFNRVEPPILLKILKCVNHLSTDPNCLENLQRADAIKYLIPNLELKEGSLVSQIHHEVLNALFNLCKINKRRQEQAAENGIIPHLMHFIESNSPLKQYALPLLCDMAHASRNSREQLRAHGGLDVYLSLLEDELWSVTALDSIAVCLAHDNDNRKVEQALLRKDAVQKLVKFFQCCPEQYFVHILEPFLKIITKSSRINTTLAVNGLTPLLITRLDHQDAIARLNLLKLIKVGLLFFLSSLVSCMVLEKMGRQRTNNQII; this is encoded by the exons ATGTCTCGGCAGGCGGCGTCGGCCCACTTCCACAAATCCAAGACTCTCGATAACAAATAC aTGCTTGGAGATGAGATTGGAAAGGGAGCATATGGTCGAGTTTACAAGGGTTTGGATTTGGAGAATGGAGACTTTGTTGCAATTAAACAGGTTTCGTTGGAGAATATTGCGCAGGAGGATCTCAACGTTATAATG CAAGAGATTGATTTACTCAAG AATTTAAATCACAAAAACATTGTGAAATATCTTGGATCCTTAAAGACAAGGACACATCTTCACATAGTCCTAGA ATATGTGGAGAATGGCTCACTTGCAAACATTATTAAGCCAAATAAGTTTGGACCTTTTCCAGAATCACTGGTAGCTGTGTACATTGCTCAG GTTTTGGAAGGCTTGGTGTATTTACATGAACAGGGTGTAATCCATCGGGATATCAAGGGTGCAAATATATTGACAACTAAAGAG GGCCTTGTGAAACTTGCTGATTTTGGTGTTGCTACAAAATTGACCGAGGCTGATGTGAATACACATTCAGTTGTTGGAACACCATATTGGATGGCCCCAGAG GTGATTGAAATGTCGGGGGTTTGTGCTGCTTCAGATATTTGGAGTGTTGGCTGCACTGTTATTGAACTTCTTACATGTGTACCTCCTTATTATGATTTACAGCCAATGCCAGCACTATTTCGCATTGTTCAG GATGAACATCCTCCAATTCCTGACAGTCTATCTCCTGACATTACTGATTTTCTGTGTCAATGCTTTAAAAAG GATGCTAGGCACCGGCCTGATGCAAAAACACTGTTATCTCATCCTTGGATACAAAACTGCAGACGAGTGTTGCAATCATCTATTCGTCACAGTGGAACATTAAG AGATATACAGGAAGATGTTTCTAAGGGTGCAGAACTCTCCAATGGAGATATTCGGAGCTCTGGCGAAAGTCCGGCAGAGAAAACAGAAGAAGCAGCTTCTGCTATTAAAGCA GACTCTAGGAAAGAGTTATTATCAACCGGGGTTTCTGATATGAGAAAATCTGGCGAGGATCCTGCTTCAGATGTGAAATTTGTTGAGGAAAAAGAAGATGCTTTAGAAAATGATCTGACGGATCAGGCTCCCACCTTAGCCATACATGAAAAATCATCTTTGCCAAATGGTTCTGGCCGAATATCTTCTAATAAAGAATTGTCTGCCTCCGAGCCAGCTGAGCTTGATGGTCGAGCACATACAGCCAACGATGATGAACCACCAATGAATGGGGAGGTTAAATCTCCTGAATTAACGACAAATAGTATAACTGGGAAACATGGAAAAGGGAATTCTATTGGGTTTAGACCATTTGGTTTTGGAGCAAGAAATCAGGATGGTGCTTTTCAAAAG GCTGCAAAGATGCCAGTCGGTTTGGAAGGGAATGAACTCAGTAAATTTAGTGACACTCCAGGAGATGCTTCCTTGGATGATCTATTTCATCCATTGGATAAGCATCCCGATGGTAGGGCAACTGAAGCTTCAACATCTTCTTCAATTTCACATTTGAACCAAGGAAATACATCTGTAAACGATGCTGGGAAAAGTGACCTGGCTATGAAATTAAGGGCTACAATTGCTCAGAAGCAAATGGAGAGTGAAATGGGTCAGGCTAATGGTAGTGGTGGTAACCTGTTACAGCTGATGATGGGTGTTCTCCAAGATGATGTGATTGATATTGGTGGTTTG GTATTTGATGAAAAGTTGCCCGGAGAAAACCTTTTTCCCCTACAG GCTGTTGAGTTTAGCCGGTTGGTTGGATCATTGAAACTAGATGAATCAGAAGATGTTGTTGTCTCTGCCTGCCAGAAACTTATTGCTATATTCCATCAGCGTCCAGAGCAGAAAATTGTTTTTGTCACACAGCATGGTTTGCTCCCTTTAATGGAATTGCTTGAAGTTCCTAAAACTCGA GTTATATGTTCTGTGCTTCAAATCATAAACCAGATAATCAAAGACAACACCGATTTCCAGGAAAATGCTTGTCATGTTGGTCTG ATCCCAGTGGTAATGAGCTTTGCGGTACCTAATTATTCTCGAGAAATTCGTATGGAAGCAGCTTATTTCTTGCAGCAGCTTTGTCAGTCAAG CCCATTGACTTTGCAAATGTTCATAGCTTGCCGTGGAATACCTGTTCTGGTGGGCTTTTTAGAGGCTGATTATGCAAAATTCAG GGAAATGGTTCATCTAGCTATTGACGGCATGTGGCAAGTCTTTAAGCTTCAGCGATCAACCCCTAGGAATGATTTCTGTCGCATAGCTGCAAAGAATGGAATACTCCTGAGGCTTATTAACACCCTTTATAGCTTGAATGAGGCAACACGTTTAGCTTCCATTTCTGGTGGGGGTGGATTTCCTCTAGACGGTTCTGCTCAGCGCCCACGGTCTGGTTCATTGGATTCTGGTCATCCCATTTTTGCTCAGAGTGATGGACCACTTCCTGATCATAATGATCACTCTAAGGTTAGGCATGTTGTAAATGATTTGCATTTGTCTAGTGGAACAGAACCTGCACGTGCTTCAACTTCTAATTCTCAAAGGTCAGATGCCAATCAATCAGATCTGCGGTATCATCATCTAGATACTGATAGACCTCAATCTAGCAATGCAGTAGTAGATGCTTCAGTTTCTTCTAAATTGCAAGACCCAACATCCGCAGATAAAGTAGTCAATATTTCAGCGAAGGAACCTTCAACTACTTCTCGAGGAGATCTTGACCTTAGGCAGCAGCGAGCCCCTATATCTCTTCATAGATCATCCACTGATAGATCTCCTAAAATGATGGAAGCTACATCAAATGGCTTATCAAcaacagcacctactcaacaggaGCAAGTTCGACCTCTTCTTAGCTTGTTGGAGAAAGAGCCCCCTTCAAGACACTTTTCTGGTCAGCTCGATTATGTACGCCACCTTCCTGGGTTGGAGAGACATGAAAGTATACTGCCCCTTTTACATGCATctaatgaaaagaaaacaaatggtgAATTAGATTTCCTTATGGCAGAATTTGCAG ATGTCTCTCAACGTGGTAAAGAGAAAGGGAATCTTGATTCTACTACTAGAATTCCCCCCAAAACAGTAAATAAGGAGGTGGGAACACTAGCATCTAACAAAGGAGCTGCTTCCACCTCTGGGATAGCATCTCAGACAGCATCAGGGGTGTTGTCTGGTTCGGGTGTTCTAAATGCTAGGCCAGGCAGTGCAACATCATCAGGTTTACTCTCGCACATGGTTTCGACATTGAATGCAGACGTTGCAAGGGAATACCTAGAAAAGGTGGCAGATCTTCTGCTTGAGTTTGCACGAGCAGATACTACTGTAAAATCATACATGTGTAGCCAAAGTTTGCTCAGCCGTCTTTTTCAGATGTTTAATAGGGTGGAGCCCCCAATTCTTTTAAAG ATACTAAAGTGTGTCAACCATTTATCAACCGATCCAAACTGCTTAGAGAATCTTCAGCGGGCAGATGCAATCAAATATCTGATTCCAAATCTTGAACTCAAAGAAGGATCTCTTGTATCTCAAATACATCATGAG GTCCTAAATGCCTTGTTCAATCTGTGTAAGATTAACAAGAGGAGACAGGAACAAGCAGCTGAGAATGGAATAATTCCACACTTAATGCACTTTATTGAGTCTAACTCTCCTCTGAAACAATATGCGTTGCCTTTGCTCTGTGATATGGCTCATGCTTCACGTAATTCAAGAGAGCAATTAAGGGCTCATGGTGGGTTGGATGTGTACTTGAGCCTTCTAGAGGATGAGCTTTGGTCTGTGACTGCATTGGATTCAATTGCTGTTTGCTTAGCTCATGACAATGACAACCGGAAGGTAGAACAAGCACTGTTGAGAAAGGATGCAGTTCAGAAATTGGTGAAATTCTTCCAGTGCTGTCCAGAACAGTATTTCGTGCACATATTGGAGCCATTTTTGAAAATTATCAC GAAATCGTCTCGAATTAATACGACATTAGCTGTTAATGGTTTGACACCACTGCTTATCACAAGACTTGACCATCAGGATGCTATTGCCCGTCTAAATCTTCTTAAACTGATAAAGGTGGGTCTGCTCTTTTTTCTCTCGTCTCTTGTTTCATGTATGGTGCTGGAGAAGATGGGAAGAC AAAGAACTAACAACCAGATCATTTGA